TGTGTGCGCATGGCGTCGGCCGCCGCGCCCAGATCGGGCGCGCTGTCGATCAGAGTGCCATCCAGGTCGAACAGCACGGCCCGAATACCGCGGAACACGCGATCGGTCATGGCTTTCGTGTCGCGATCAGGTAGTTCACGCTGGTGTCCTGACTCAGCCAGTAGCGCTGGGTGAGCGGGTTGAATTCCATGCCACGCGTCTGCGTCAGCTCCAGCCCGGCAGCACGGCAATGGCTCGCCAACTCGCTGGGTCGAATCATCTTGGCGTACTCGTGCGTGCCCTTGGGCAGCATCTGCAGCAGGTATTCGGCGCCCACGATGGCAAACAGGAACGACTTCGGGTTGCGGTTGATGGTGGAGAAAAACACCCATCCACCGGGTTTCACCAGCGCCGAGCAGGCTCGAACCACGGAAGCCGGGTCCGGCACGTGCTCCAGCATTTCCATGCAGGTCACCACATCAAAGGCACCGGGCTGCTCCTGCGCCAGCGCCTCAGCGCTGATTTCCCGGTAGCTCACGTGCTGCGTCCCCGCCTCCAACGCATGGAGCTGGGCCACCTTGAGCGCCTTGACGGCCAGATCGATGCCCGTGACCTCTGCGCCCTTGCGTGCCATTGAATCCGACAGGATGCCGCCCCCACACCCCACATCGAGCACGTTTTTGCCACTCAGGCTGGCCAGACCGTCGATCCAGCCCAGACGCAAGGGATTGATCTGGTGCAAGGGCCTGAATTCGCTCTCGGGATCCCACCAACGATGGGCAAGGTCAGAGAATTTGGCCAGTTCGGCGGGATCGGCATTGACAGTTGGATTCATGCGGTCAATTTTCACACGGCTTCAGGGTACCAGACCGTGCTGATCGGCAAAACGCCGCCGCTCCGCCACGACCTCCCGCCGAGTGATGCAGGCCTTGGGCGCAGTCGCGTTTCGGGCCTTCCAATGGTTCCGGTACGCAGGGTTCTGGTAGGGATCTGCCACGACGTAACCGGAGCGTCCCACACACGGTCCATCGGGCGGACAGTCTTTCCAGGTCGCCCCAAAGACGATGCGCCCATCGCGGGTCAGCCCGGGGAAGGCGCTGGCCAGCACCAATGTCCGCCAATCTTCCACTTGGAAAGCTCCGGCCTCGGGAGGCAGACGCCGATCGAGAAAGTACACACTGGAATTGGAGGTGTAGACCAACATCGCAGGGGCATGGGTCGCAAATCCAAACACGGCCTTTCCAGGGGTGGCGCGCAGGTCCCATTTCAGATCGCAGGGATGCTGTTCGTCCAGCGCCCCCGCAGCCAAACCATAAACGCGCATGCTCGGCCGGCCCTGTCGCGGATTGATCGGTATGGCGGAAAACTCCAGGCCATCCACCGAGATCATGGGCAATGTGTACACATTGCCATCGACGCTCTGCCTTTGAGCACAGATGAACTGCGCACCGGTATCGTGCACGATATCAACCTGCCCACCGCGGTCTCGCAACCCCAGGGTCCGGACCTGCAGCGGGCCCGTCCCCTGCCCCGAACGGTCCCCCTGCGGCCAACTCATGGACCGGATCCAGATCAACGACGGATCTGTACTCTTCTCCGCGGGAAGCTCCGAGGCTGCGGCATAGAACCCCCGCATCCCCCCCGAAAACAAGGGTTGCGCCTTTTGCTGCCGGCGCAGGACATCCGACAACCGGTAGTGGCTCCCGTTCACGTCCACCAGGAAGCGCCAGCTCCCCTGCACCGGAAACGCCTCATTGCTCAAGGGCGTGCGGTAGGCTTGCAACCCCCCCTGTGGTTCGGCCGGCAACTCGATCAGGGACACCTGTCCGAACAAGCTGCCTGAAAAAGACCTCAACACGAAACGTCCGTCCGGGCTGATGCGCTCGTAGGTCCCCAGGGCTGCGATGCCATTGCTGTCCTTCCCGACCACGTCCGGATCGAGCGCGAGATAGCTGACAGGATCAATGCACGCATCCTGACCAGGGGTGTCGGCTTGCCCGGTGGCGGTTCCCAGGCACAACGCACCGGCCAGTGCCATCAAGCGCCCCGCCCGGCACCTGGACAGGCAACGCAGCCGATCAGAGGCAGCTTCCTTGAGCGTCACTTGGGGACCCCCAGGGTGGGCCAATACCCTCACCTGGCACCTTTCGGCTCTGCATGCAGCAAGGCTTGGCGCCGGAGCTCGAGGGAATCCCGCCAAGCGGTATCGGGCATGACGCCCAGGATGGGCCACGCATGCACACTGGAGCCAAGAAATACCAGGCTGAAAGGCAGGTGATCCACTCGATTCCAGACCGAATGGCACAAAACCGGCTGGTCATGGAGCCGTTGGCGGTCGACGCTGTCGAGCCCGGACGCAGCCAAGGCGTCATCCCACTCGGACGCGGTCACCCGTGGGTCTTTCCACGCAAGCACTTGGAAGTGGGCCTCTTCTGCCGCGGCCTTCATGCGAGGCCATTCGAGAAGGCTGTACGCCATGCGAGGCGACAACAGCATCACCACGGTGGCCCTCGTTTGCGCCTCGACAGAGCCCATCAGCAGACAGTGACGTTCAAGCCCGGTCGCTTCACGCACCGGATACCGGTCATACAGACCTTCAGCAGGTCTTTCCGAAGGTGCGCCACAGGCAACCAGCGACAGACACCACAGGAAAAACAAAAACCGATTCATGGATCGACGACCAGAAAAAAGCCCCATGTGCTTTCACACATGGGGCCTTGCGTCAGAAACGCAGCAAAGGAGACTTATTTGCCAGCGCGCGTACCGACAACTTCCACTTCCACGCGACGGTTCTTGGCGCGACCTTCGCGGGTGCCGTTATCGGCCACCGGCTGGGACTCGCCCTTGCCTTCGGTGTAGATGCGATTGCTTTCGATGCCTTTGCTCACCAAGTAAGCTTTGACAGCCTCGGCGCGGCGATTGGACAGCGACTGGTTGTATTTGTCAGAGCCAACGGAGTCGGTATGACCCACGGCAATCACCACTTCCAGATTGATGCCGGAAACCTTGCCAGCCAAATCATCCAGCTTGGCTTTGCCTTCGGGCTTGAGCACAGCCTTGTCGAAGTCAAAGAATGCGTCTGCAGCGTAGGTCACCTTGGTGGCCACCGGAGCGGGAGCAGGTGCAGCTGGGGCCGGAGCGGGAGCAGGCGCGGCCACTGGAGCGGGTGCGGGTGCCGGGGCCGGCACAATGGCGCCATCACAATCCTTGGCCGCCGTGGCAGGCGTCCAGCTGGAATTGCGCCAGCACAGGGTGCCGTCGCCGTTCTTCCATTGAAGATTGCCATGGCCACTGCGCCAGTTGTCATTGGTTTCGGTGCCACTGGAGGGCGCAGCGAAAGCACTAGTTGCCAGAGCAGCGGATGCAATCAACATTGCCACTTTGTTCAGTTTATTCATGGTTTTTCCTCTTGGTATTGCCCCAAATGGGGCTGCTATCGACAGTGACGCTTGAAGTGACCACCACTCAAAACGTTGAATTTATTGTGCCACAAGCAAACTATAGCCATCTGTGCGCTGCCATACCGTGTTGTAACCACATTCTGCTTCTCCAAGTCATTCGTTGTTGAGGCACAACAGACCTACCGATCAGGGCCTGTGCCACGCCACCACTAAAATGAGCGGTTGCCTTTTGGCTCACATCCGTACACCAGCACCCGTTCATGACACAGTTCGCCAAAGAGACCCTGCCCATCAGTCTTGAAGAGGAGATGCGACGCAGCTACCTCGATTACGCCATGAGCGTGATCGTTGGTCGTGCCTTGCCAGACGCACGCGACGGGCTCAAGCCGGTGCACAGGCGCGTGCTGTTTGCCATGCACGAGCTGAACAACGATTGGAACCGTGCGTACAAAAAATCGGCGCGCATCGTTGGTGACGTCATCGGTAAATACCATCCGCATGGTGACAGCGCGGTTTACGACACCATCGTCCGCATGGCGCAGGACTTCTCGTTGCGCCACATGCTGGTCGATGGCCAGGGCAACTTCGGTTCGGTGGACGGTGACAACGCCGCGGCCATGCGCTACACCGAAATCCGGCTGTCGAAGATCGCCCACGAAATGCTGGCCGACATCGACAAGGAGACGGTCAACTTCGGCCCCAACTACGACGGCTCCGAAAAAGAGCCCTTGGTGCTGCCCTCGCGTTTGCCCAACCTGCTGGTCAACGGATCGTCCGGTATCGCTGTGGGCATGGCGACCAACATCCCGCCGCACAACCTCAACGAGGTGGTCGATGCCTGCCTGCATCTGCTGAAGCACCCGGAAG
This Hydrogenophaga taeniospiralis DNA region includes the following protein-coding sequences:
- the ubiG gene encoding bifunctional 2-polyprenyl-6-hydroxyphenol methylase/3-demethylubiquinol 3-O-methyltransferase UbiG, encoding MNPTVNADPAELAKFSDLAHRWWDPESEFRPLHQINPLRLGWIDGLASLSGKNVLDVGCGGGILSDSMARKGAEVTGIDLAVKALKVAQLHALEAGTQHVSYREISAEALAQEQPGAFDVVTCMEMLEHVPDPASVVRACSALVKPGGWVFFSTINRNPKSFLFAIVGAEYLLQMLPKGTHEYAKMIRPSELASHCRAAGLELTQTRGMEFNPLTQRYWLSQDTSVNYLIATRKP
- the ompA gene encoding outer membrane protein OmpA, encoding MNKLNKVAMLIASAALATSAFAAPSSGTETNDNWRSGHGNLQWKNGDGTLCWRNSSWTPATAAKDCDGAIVPAPAPAPAPVAAPAPAPAPAAPAPAPVATKVTYAADAFFDFDKAVLKPEGKAKLDDLAGKVSGINLEVVIAVGHTDSVGSDKYNQSLSNRRAEAVKAYLVSKGIESNRIYTEGKGESQPVADNGTREGRAKNRRVEVEVVGTRAGK